Below is a genomic region from Raphanus sativus cultivar WK10039 chromosome 4, ASM80110v3, whole genome shotgun sequence.
taaacctctGTTCTCCAGCATTCCTCAAGAAACTCATATTATACTTTCCTTTTGCTTATGTTGTTTCAGGGTGGATCTACGAAATATCATTTGAATTCTAGATGGCCGCAGCTTTTTAAGAGTGACAGAGATCGTCGTGAtcttgtaagtttttaaatactTCTCGTGAAGAAGGCTAtctggttttgttttgttatggaTTAGAATAGGTCCGAATCTCTTGAGAGATCTTATTCCTTCACTTTTGCGATGCCTTGAAAGGTCACTTGTGGATGTGCAGCTGGAGTTGCTGCAGCTTTTAGAGCTCCAGTTGGTGGAGTGTTATTTGCATTAGAGGAGGTCACATCATGGTAGGTTCCTTCCCTCATCCTATGTTCAGCAGCTTAAATTATTCGGTCAGAGAAACAACCTTTTGAGGAACTTCTGCTGTCTATTCCCTTGTTGTCCTTAGTAACTAGTGTCATTTGACAGCACCGCATTTATTCTTAGGATGCCTTAGCTTGTGGGCATCTGTGATGTTATGCTGTCTGTCCATCTACTTAATTTGCATCTTCTATTGAAGGTGGAGAAGTCAACTTATGTGGCGTGTCTTTTTCACTTCTGCTATCGTGGCTGTTGTGGTGCGTACTGCCATGGGTTGGTGCAAGAGTGGAATATGTGGACACTTTGGTGGAGGTGGTTTCATTATATGGGATGTATCAGAGTAAGGTTCTAGCTTCAGTGATCACTTACATTGTGCAAAGCTAAGAGTGCTCAAATTGACTTGCAACTTTTCTTTCCTTCGTTTAGTGGTCAAGATGACTACTACTTCAAGGAGCTACTGCCAATGGCTGTAATTGGAGTTATCGGAGGCCTACTTGGTGAGGTTTTTTCTTTTCCTGCTGGCTGCTGCATTCTTGGTTccatttatattaactatttcaTTTCTCGTGGCATTTTTTTCAGGGGCATTATTTAACCAACTTACATACTATATGACATCTTGGCGTCGAAATTATTTGCACAAGAAAGGAAATCGAGTGAAGGTAAAAGATTCACAAGAAATTCTACATTTGTTTGGttatgttgttcttttgaagaTTAATTGTCTCGTTTCTGAACTTAAGTAACTGCCTACATATTTGAATATGCAGATATATGAAGCATGCATCATCTCTTGCTTAACTTCAGCAATCTCGTTTGGGCTGCCACTCCTAAGGAAATGCAGTCCATGCCCTGAAACAGCTGACTCTGGTATTGAATGTCCACGGCCTCCTGGAATGTATGGGAATTACGTAAATGTAAGACATTGTTATAGATAGATGTGTATCTTTGAGATCCGCTGTGATATTACCCATCATTTAACTGTTTCTCCGATGGCAAAAATGTCTGGCCAAAAACCTTACAAGTTTTGCTAATTACACCTAGTGAAATTCGAACACTTGTTAGATGCGTATGTTGAATCATGTGATGGTGTCTACTAGGAAAACTAAATAATCAGGTCTTAGAACTTTAGCAATGACATTCATTGCCTCTACTGAGCTTTCTGGCTTTCATGACATTTCAGCCTTTTAGCATTGCCGCATTCTggttgtttattattatttctttttcgtTTCCATTATTGCAGTTCTATTGCAAAACGGATAACGAGTACAATGATCTCGCCACAATTTTCTTCAATACTCAGGTCTTTATTcttgaatattttcaaatttattctTTCGAATTTTGATTTTACTTTACTTTTAAGCCCGAATGTTACAATTGAAAccttctgtttttctttttggcgACAGGATGATGCTATAAGGAATTTGTTCAGCGCAAAAACAATGCGAGAATTCAGTGCTCAGAGTCTACTGACTTTTTTGGTATGAAATGCTTCTGCTTGGTTAGTTTTAAAAAGTTCTTCAACCCGGTCACATGCCCTTAATTTGGTATATAGTTTGAGATTAACTGAATCATGTGCATGTTATCGACATGATAAGGAACTTgctgatttgatttttaatatcgtTCCATCTCTTTATCTATTGGGACAtcattttatttgtatattctTCTGATTTATGGGTCTCTTTCTGTTTTAATTAATGATGTACAGGCTATGTTTTATACATTAGCAGTGGTGACATTTGGCACTGCTGTTCCCGCTGGCCAGTTTGTCCCTGGAATAATGATAGGATCAACGTATGGGCGCCTTGTAGGCATGTTTGTGGTCAGGTTTTACAAGAAGCTCAACATTGAAGAGGGAACGTGAGTCTCTCTATGTAGTGCTTTGTTGATCTTACCACTTCGTTTTTTCAATTTGTTGATTAAACTTTAGGCCCTTTGAACCTTAGTTATGCTTTGCTGGGAGCTGCTTCATTTCTTGGAGGCTCGATGCGGATGACTGTATCTTTATGTGTTATCATGGTTGAAATCACAAACAACCTGAAACTTCTGCCTCTTATAATGTTGGTTCTTCTCGTTTCAAAGGTATGAGTTACCAACAATTATCATTTGCTTCAATTCTTATGAAAATACgtttgttttaatttgttttgttccTAGGCCGTGGGTGATGCTTTCAATGAGGGATTGTATGAAGTACAAGCACGCCTTAAGGGCATTCCGTTACTGGAATCAAGACCCAAGTATCATATGCGGCAAATGATAGCGAAGGAAGCATGCCAAAGTCAGAAGGTTATATTTTTATCCATCCTCAAAGACAGAGCTATGTTTTATCCACTAGATGGAGTTGGTGACAGTGGGTCTTATATtatgctttttctttttttgaaggTAATTTCTTTACCTCGAGTTATCAGGGTTGCAGATGTCGCTTCAATTTTGCGCAGCAACAAACACAATGGATTTCCAGTAAGCATTGCTTTCACCGACACAGGTTTGACCCGTTAGTGCTTAGTCCTCCGTACTGATGGCTTTGTTTTTTACACTGTACCAGGTGATCGACCACACGAGAAGTGGTGAAACGCTTGTCATTGGGTTAGTTCTTCGGAGGTACGTGATTACCACCAACTGCAAAAGGAGTTATTTTGAAAGAAATGTATAATTCTAAGTTTTGTTCATCATGCAGTCACTTGCTTGTACTCCTTCAATCTAAGGTGGATTTTCAACATAGTCCTCTGCCTTGTGATCCAAGTGCCAGACCGATCAGGTAAAACTAATGTTTACCCTCTTCTTTTCCACTCTCTTTGGAAGGAATCATCTTTGATCtgataaataaaatgattatgcAATATCCAGGCACAGATTTAGCGAGTTTGCTAAACCTGTTTCATCTAAAGGGTTATGCATAGAGGATATACATCTAACTTCAGATGATTTAGAGATGTACATAGATCTTGCTCCGTTTTTAAACCCGTCTCCATACGTTGTTCCTGAAGACATGTCGTTGACAAAGGTGAGTATTAGCACTGGTTATATATTTTTGCCTATACACGAATATCAATCATCATTTGTTGAGAGAATTTGATCCGTTTGAATTATAGGTATACAACCTTTTCCGGCAACTTGGGTTGAGACATCTATTTGTTGTTCCACGTCCTTCTCGTGTGATAGGCTTGATCACAAGAAAGGATTTACTAATTGAGGtatccatttttttttacatcagtAGAGAGTTTATACACAATATTTCATTAGGAATAACATCGATGATGTTGCTGGTCTTGTTATGCAGGAAAACGGGGAATCATCAGCTGTTGAACTCCAACAGTCAACTAGTGTAAGGTCTCTAGCTTGCTGCTATTCTCGTGTCTAAATCACAAAAGCCTTGGGAGTCTCGCGAGTCTGGTGTTGTGATCTTTTAAGTCTAAACCCTAGTATAGAGACAGACTTTAAATCATTCAAGTTTTAAAGTGTAGTTTAGTGTCTTTTCCCTTTAACCAGAACGCTTATTTATCACTCATTGTTTTTGCCTTGCAGAGGTCGGTACAGTGAGACAGCAACGCGGACAGACACCGGACGTCCGCTTCTAGACGATCTTTTAGGCTAGGAAAAACAGTTAAA
It encodes:
- the LOC108833009 gene encoding chloride channel protein CLC-d isoform X1 produces the protein MLSNHLQNGIESDSLIWSRVPDSDDASSTDGVGLLSSPRDGGAAGVDSLDYEVIENYAYREEQAHRGKLYVGYYVAVKWFFSLLIGIGTGLAAVFINLSVENFAGWKFALTFAIIQKSYFAGFIVYLVINLVLVFSSAYIITQFAPAAAGSGIPEIKGYLNGIDIPGTLLFRTLIGKIFGSIGSVGGGLALGKEGPLVHTGACIASLLGQGGSTKYHLNSRWPQLFKSDRDRRDLVTCGCAAGVAAAFRAPVGGVLFALEEVTSWWRSQLMWRVFFTSAIVAVVVRTAMGWCKSGICGHFGGGGFIIWDVSDGQDDYYFKELLPMAVIGVIGGLLGALFNQLTYYMTSWRRNYLHKKGNRVKIYEACIISCLTSAISFGLPLLRKCSPCPETADSGIECPRPPGMYGNYVNFYCKTDNEYNDLATIFFNTQDDAIRNLFSAKTMREFSAQSLLTFLAMFYTLAVVTFGTAVPAGQFVPGIMIGSTYGRLVGMFVVRFYKKLNIEEGTYALLGAASFLGGSMRMTVSLCVIMVEITNNLKLLPLIMLVLLVSKAVGDAFNEGLYEVQARLKGIPLLESRPKYHMRQMIAKEACQSQKVISLPRVIRVADVASILRSNKHNGFPVIDHTRSGETLVIGLVLRSHLLVLLQSKVDFQHSPLPCDPSARPIRHRFSEFAKPVSSKGLCIEDIHLTSDDLEMYIDLAPFLNPSPYVVPEDMSLTKVYNLFRQLGLRHLFVVPRPSRVIGLITRKDLLIEENGESSAVELQQSTSVRGRYSETATRTDTGRPLLDDLLG
- the LOC108833009 gene encoding chloride channel protein CLC-d isoform X2 — protein: MLSNHLQNGIESDSLIWSRVPDSDDASSTDGVGLLSSPRDGGAAGVDSLDYEVIENYAYREEQAHRGKLYVGYYVAVKWFFSLLIGIGTGLAAVFINLSVENFAGWKFALTFAIIQKSYFAGFIVYLVINLVLVFSSAYIITQFAPAAAGSGIPEIKGYLNGIDIPGTLLFRTLIGKIFGSIGSVGGGLALGKEGPLVHTGACIASLLGQGGSTKYHLNSRWPQLFKSDRDRRDLVTCGCAAGVAAAFRAPVGGVLFALEEVTSWWRSQLMWRVFFTSAIVAVVVRTAMGWCKSGICGHFGGGGFIIWDVSDGQDDYYFKELLPMAVIGVIGGLLGALFNQLTYYMTSWRRNYLHKKGNRVKIYEACIISCLTSAISFGLPLLRKCSPCPETADSGIECPRPPGMYGNYVNFYCKTDNEYNDLATIFFNTQDDAIRNLFSAKTMREFSAQSLLTFLAMFYTLAVVTFGTAVPAGQFVPGIMIGSTYGRLVGMFVVRFYKKLNIEEGTYALLGAASFLGGSMRMTVSLCVIMVEITNNLKLLPLIMLVLLVSKAVGDAFNEGLYEVQARLKGIPLLESRPKYHMRQMIAKEACQSQKVISLPRVIRVADVASILRSNKHNGFPVIDHTRSGETLVIGLVLRSHLLVLLQSKVDFQHSPLPCDPSARPIRHRFSEFAKPVSSKGLCIEDIHLTSDDLEMYIDLAPFLNPSPYVVPEDMSLTKVYNLFRQLGLRHLFVVPRPSRVIGLITRKDLLIEENGESSAVELQQSTSRSVQ